One region of Permianibacter fluminis genomic DNA includes:
- a CDS encoding response regulator: MAETLSRVVYVEDEPDIQAIVRIALEAIGGLQVTIFNSGQEAIARAADQQPQLLVLDVMMPGLDGPSTLRLLREQTRLQQVPAIFMTAKAQPQEIEQLLRQGAIAVVSKPFDPMQLAEQLQRHWQQWQQQGAEIK, from the coding sequence ATGGCGGAGACGTTGTCACGCGTCGTGTATGTCGAAGACGAGCCGGATATTCAGGCCATTGTTCGCATCGCGCTGGAAGCCATCGGCGGTTTGCAGGTGACCATTTTCAATTCCGGTCAGGAAGCCATTGCCCGCGCCGCCGATCAGCAACCGCAACTGCTGGTGCTGGATGTGATGATGCCCGGCCTCGACGGCCCGAGCACCTTGCGGCTGCTGCGCGAACAGACCCGCTTGCAGCAGGTTCCCGCCATTTTCATGACCGCCAAAGCGCAGCCGCAGGAAATCGAGCAACTGCTGCGACAGGGCGCCATTGCGGTGGTATCGAAACCGTTTGACCCGATGCAATTGGCGGAACAATTACAGCGGCATTGGCAGCAGTGGCAGCAACAGGGTGCCGAGATCAAATGA
- a CDS encoding diguanylate cyclase, with protein sequence MKAPTPSPHLLLDQLRQEFCHGLPNRLTAIGEAFAAASAGDAVALETLQRALHSLVGAAGTFGYAELSQRARQLETAVRADRLPAAPGFLAEVKALSSWLAPTAATIAAPASKVVDLATASRPAHALSQVFYLVNTDTDTADLMPQLENFQLKVSICRQVDELHAGLMQTLSTPAAIVVDTGHLPPFDSPLFQTLDMASLRSHVLVIASKRRDFITRLQAAKLGAKAVLPQPLSLPDLLEVLDQPEWTEDSAPYRVLLVDDDMMVARVHSAILTAAGMQVQICTNAERLDIEVQDFAPELILLDVYMPNWDGPDVARALRMDSQYLAVPLVFLSSEENRTLQLGAMREGADDFLVKPISPLHLVESVRIRASRYRELRQVMMSDPLTHVMNRRALFVGIEREMSRSRRLQEPLTGAVLDIDHFKQINDADGHHVGDTVLKGLTQFLRQRLRKTDLIGRMGGEEFMIVFPETGQAAAWALLDDIRAQFGKFDYLGSRGRLHVSFSAGLAEWLPGQSLADWLHEIDRLLYAAKAAGRNRVLTAEDV encoded by the coding sequence ATGAAAGCACCGACTCCCTCGCCGCATCTGCTGCTCGACCAATTGCGGCAAGAGTTTTGCCACGGTCTGCCGAACCGGTTGACCGCGATCGGCGAAGCGTTTGCCGCCGCCAGCGCCGGTGATGCCGTTGCTCTGGAAACGCTGCAGCGGGCCTTGCATTCGCTGGTGGGCGCAGCCGGCACGTTTGGCTATGCCGAACTCAGCCAACGCGCACGTCAGCTGGAAACTGCCGTGCGCGCCGACCGGCTGCCGGCCGCGCCTGGTTTTCTGGCCGAGGTCAAGGCGCTGTCGTCATGGTTGGCGCCGACAGCGGCAACAATCGCGGCGCCGGCAAGCAAGGTCGTCGATCTGGCCACTGCCAGCCGACCCGCGCATGCCCTGAGTCAGGTGTTCTATCTGGTCAACACCGATACCGACACCGCCGATCTGATGCCACAGCTGGAAAATTTCCAGCTCAAAGTCAGCATCTGCCGACAGGTCGATGAACTGCACGCCGGCCTGATGCAAACCCTGTCGACGCCAGCGGCAATCGTTGTCGATACCGGGCATTTGCCACCGTTCGACAGCCCGCTTTTTCAGACCCTGGATATGGCCAGCTTGCGCTCGCATGTGCTGGTCATTGCCAGCAAGCGGCGCGACTTCATCACTCGCTTGCAAGCGGCCAAACTGGGTGCCAAGGCGGTGTTGCCACAGCCGCTCAGCCTGCCGGATTTGCTGGAAGTGCTGGACCAGCCGGAATGGACCGAAGACAGCGCGCCGTACCGGGTGCTGCTGGTCGACGATGACATGATGGTGGCGCGGGTACATTCCGCCATTCTGACCGCGGCCGGCATGCAGGTGCAGATCTGCACCAATGCCGAACGGCTGGATATCGAGGTGCAGGATTTTGCGCCCGAGCTCATCCTGCTCGATGTCTACATGCCGAATTGGGATGGCCCCGACGTGGCGCGGGCATTGCGGATGGATTCGCAGTATCTGGCGGTGCCACTGGTGTTCCTGTCGTCAGAAGAGAACCGGACGCTGCAACTCGGCGCGATGCGGGAAGGGGCCGATGATTTTCTGGTCAAGCCGATCTCGCCGCTGCATCTGGTCGAGTCGGTGCGGATCCGGGCCAGCCGTTACCGCGAATTGCGCCAGGTGATGATGTCGGACCCGCTGACCCATGTAATGAACCGGCGCGCGTTGTTCGTCGGCATCGAGCGCGAGATGTCGCGCAGTCGTCGGTTGCAGGAACCGCTGACCGGCGCGGTGCTCGATATTGATCACTTCAAGCAAATCAATGATGCCGATGGCCATCATGTTGGCGACACCGTGCTGAAAGGGCTGACCCAGTTCCTGCGCCAGCGGCTGCGCAAGACCGATCTGATTGGCCGGATGGGCGGTGAGGAATTCATGATCGTGTTTCCGGAAACCGGTCAGGCCGCTGCCTGGGCCCTGCTCGATGACATCCGTGCCCAGTTCGGCAAATTCGATTACCTCGGCAGCCGGGGTCGCCTGCATGTCAGCTTCAGTGCCGGGCTCGCCGAATGGCTGCCGGGCCAGTCACTGGCCGACTGGCTGCACGAAATCGACCGCTTGCTGTATGCCGCCAAAGCCGCCGGCCGCAACCGGGTTCTGACCGCCGAGGACGTCTGA
- the epmA gene encoding elongation factor P--(R)-beta-lysine ligase, with translation MTDALSWQPTASLHHLRGRAAVMTSLRRFFADRAVLEVETPVLSAASITDLQLGFMETRWHGPGASSGKRLFLHTSPEFPMKRLLCAGYGDIYQICKVFRDDESGRYHNPEFTMLEWYRLGFDHHQLMTEVDALLQQVLRCPAGERLSYAAAFQQVLAIDPHSASDAVLASLCADRAQYTGSALDRDGMLQLLFSICIEPTLGHDRPCFIFDFPASQAALAQIRPETPPVASRFEVYVNGIELANGFHELADAAEQRRRFLADNDARHARGLPAGELDEALLAALAQGLPACAGVALGVDRLVMLALGARHIDEVLSFTIRNA, from the coding sequence ATGACTGACGCGCTTTCCTGGCAACCGACAGCCAGCCTGCACCATTTGCGCGGCCGGGCGGCCGTCATGACGAGCCTGCGCCGGTTTTTTGCCGACCGCGCCGTGCTGGAAGTTGAAACGCCGGTGCTGTCCGCCGCCAGCATCACCGATTTGCAGCTCGGTTTCATGGAGACCCGGTGGCACGGCCCCGGTGCCAGCAGCGGCAAGCGCCTGTTTCTGCACACCTCGCCGGAATTTCCGATGAAGCGGCTGCTGTGTGCGGGCTATGGCGACATCTATCAAATCTGCAAAGTGTTTCGCGATGACGAATCCGGGCGTTACCACAATCCGGAATTCACCATGCTGGAGTGGTACCGGCTCGGTTTTGATCACCATCAGCTGATGACCGAAGTCGATGCACTGCTGCAACAAGTTCTGCGCTGTCCGGCCGGCGAGCGGCTCAGCTACGCGGCGGCATTTCAGCAGGTGCTGGCCATCGATCCGCACAGCGCCAGCGATGCCGTGCTGGCGTCGCTCTGCGCCGATCGGGCGCAGTACACCGGCAGTGCGCTTGATCGTGATGGCATGCTGCAATTGCTGTTTTCAATTTGCATTGAACCGACGCTCGGTCACGACCGCCCCTGTTTCATTTTTGATTTCCCGGCGTCGCAAGCAGCGCTGGCGCAAATCCGGCCGGAAACGCCACCGGTCGCCAGCCGGTTCGAGGTCTATGTCAACGGTATCGAGCTCGCCAATGGCTTTCACGAATTGGCCGACGCTGCCGAACAGCGCCGGCGCTTTCTCGCCGACAACGACGCGCGTCATGCGCGCGGCCTGCCGGCCGGTGAACTCGATGAAGCCTTGCTGGCAGCGTTGGCGCAGGGCCTGCCGGCCTGCGCCGGTGTCGCGCTCGGTGTCGATCGGCTGGTGATGCTGGCGCTTGGTGCCCGGCACATCGATGAAGTGTTGAGCTTTACCATCCGCAACGCCTGA
- a CDS encoding phospholipase A has product MRRILLLLAILLWAASKVMAQEPLPASAVSSQLETSETSETSETSETSETSAISAQPAAPASPAVATADPAADDGLESQRDALVQAIDRKGGVSFHKDMFLAPFTFNERYTGSDSETVFQLSLKARILGGPLFFGYTQRSFWQAYNSDESAPFRETNYNPEIFARFQPGNWLSSQWGFDLGLEHESNGKRIPESRSWNKLYLTAFHEGDDDIILVKGWYRLPEDNKDDPLEAKGDDNPDIGDYYGNTELRYRRCLDGQLCRHLFTGMVRGNPETGKGAIELSWSFPTGSEQTSWYVYLFSGYGESLIDYNHAENRLAIGVTLRPK; this is encoded by the coding sequence ATGAGAAGAATTTTGCTTTTGCTGGCGATACTGTTGTGGGCGGCATCGAAAGTCATGGCGCAGGAGCCGTTGCCGGCTTCAGCTGTGTCCTCGCAACTTGAAACGTCAGAAACGTCAGAAACGTCAGAAACGTCAGAAACGTCAGAAACGTCTGCGATATCAGCGCAGCCAGCAGCACCGGCATCGCCAGCCGTCGCGACTGCCGATCCGGCTGCTGATGATGGTCTCGAATCGCAGCGTGATGCACTGGTTCAGGCCATCGATCGCAAAGGCGGCGTGTCGTTTCACAAAGACATGTTCCTGGCGCCATTCACGTTCAATGAACGCTACACCGGCAGTGACAGTGAAACGGTCTTCCAGCTCAGCCTGAAAGCGCGCATCCTCGGCGGTCCGCTGTTCTTTGGTTATACCCAGCGCTCGTTCTGGCAGGCCTACAACAGCGACGAGTCGGCACCGTTCCGGGAAACCAATTACAACCCGGAAATTTTTGCCCGCTTCCAACCGGGCAACTGGCTGTCCAGCCAGTGGGGGTTTGATCTCGGCCTCGAGCACGAATCGAACGGCAAACGCATTCCGGAATCGCGCAGCTGGAACAAACTGTATTTGACCGCCTTTCATGAAGGCGATGACGACATCATCCTGGTCAAAGGCTGGTACCGCTTGCCGGAAGACAACAAGGATGATCCGCTCGAAGCCAAAGGCGACGACAACCCGGATATCGGCGATTACTACGGCAACACCGAGTTGCGTTATCGCCGCTGCCTTGACGGGCAATTGTGCCGGCACTTGTTCACCGGCATGGTGCGCGGCAATCCCGAAACCGGCAAAGGTGCCATTGAGTTGAGCTGGAGTTTTCCGACCGGCTCCGAACAGACCAGCTGGTATGTCTATCTGTTCAGCGGTTACGGTGAAAGCCTGATCGATTACAACCACGCCGAGAACCGGCTGGCGATTGGGGTCACCTTGCGGCCGAAATAG
- a CDS encoding ECF-type sigma factor, whose translation MSSFDVTELTATATGDSEPVRLAVVEASEFTLLLQRYHAGDDSVQSAMITAIHRELRRLARRQLVGNRWLGTLSATVLVNETYLRLVSPAARHVQSRAHFLNLSAKVMRQLICDYARRRLRERKVLDRNLDANEAIERQQQLDQADQLSRLDDALKDLALFDARGAQVIECRFFAGYSEQETAEAMGISLRTVERSWAQARAWLASQLDVRRETAA comes from the coding sequence GTGTCCTCGTTTGATGTCACAGAGTTGACGGCAACAGCAACTGGCGATTCGGAGCCGGTGCGGTTGGCGGTAGTCGAAGCCAGTGAATTCACGCTGCTGTTGCAGCGCTATCACGCCGGTGATGACTCGGTACAAAGCGCGATGATCACGGCGATTCATCGCGAGCTGCGTCGGCTGGCGCGCCGGCAACTGGTTGGCAATCGCTGGCTGGGGACACTGAGCGCGACGGTGCTGGTCAACGAAACCTATTTGCGGCTGGTGTCACCGGCGGCGCGCCATGTGCAGAGTCGGGCGCATTTTCTCAATCTCTCCGCCAAGGTCATGCGTCAACTCATCTGCGATTACGCCCGTCGGCGTTTGCGCGAACGGAAAGTGCTGGATCGCAATCTGGATGCCAATGAAGCCATCGAACGGCAACAGCAACTGGATCAGGCCGATCAACTGAGCCGGCTCGATGACGCCCTGAAAGATCTGGCGCTGTTCGATGCCCGCGGCGCTCAGGTGATCGAGTGCCGTTTCTTCGCCGGCTATTCGGAACAGGAAACCGCCGAGGCCATGGGCATTTCCCTGCGCACGGTCGAGCGCAGCTGGGCACAGGCGCGGGCCTGGCTCGCCAGTCAGCTTGATGTCCGGCGCGAAACCGCCGCGTGA
- a CDS encoding protein kinase domain-containing protein encodes MSKSLDFLVPGGALSGPLFAAFVEQLDGDRPQLKTGDRVGAFVVQRELGRGGASVVYLGERVDGGFGQTVAIKVARASDAHRQRFRFERHLLAQLEHPCIARLIDGGELADGWLWSAMEFVDGVPLDQYCRQQQPSWRQRVQLVRAITEAVRYAHQRLVIHGDLKCSNILVDQQGQPRLLDFGIASHVWQHNESETLAFSPGIASPEQQQGRALTTASDTYQLGLLLATVLGMPAPAKSALSPHNVAAASSVVASGQMPVAVQRNLQAVIARAGQPDVEQRYRSVDELQADLDRVLQHRPVQAQAWSAFDRARFWLQREIRLAFAAAATLLLLGGLTGVYWFHVWAARDVAEREAHSAQVTSQFLSNLFRLTPARTQQALTVEELLDHAAEHGMALLAEREIDQAIAAAALARAYIEQKQHQKAAQLLDRFIDHDTIWSQLTAELQADMLLMRVRAAWHLNEVELAEQRLQQIGQLLRDNTSNSLDAARLRYAGQRATGLSRHNNDQAALRLLQQTVNRWQHEPIADSQEYAELVLLLAYGYDARADAENTLRYAAEAHQRLAAVLGAVAPATLDAQRDWAWYCIKYQQLAAADSVMVQQAALTRQFFGVESIEHALALQMLGNVQYARQDYPAAEQQLRQAVEIFRQRHADEYGFLSMAVQNLADALAMQARWSEVLPLREQVLAIRTPVLPAEHKLLRLSQLRVAEAQCQLGVMAPAQRWRAQAAGMAAELWTSADGSLETAMAGLDRCLRSSPAQ; translated from the coding sequence GTGAGCAAGAGTCTTGATTTTCTGGTGCCGGGCGGCGCGCTGAGCGGGCCGCTGTTTGCCGCTTTTGTCGAACAGCTGGACGGTGATCGACCGCAACTGAAAACGGGTGATCGCGTTGGTGCCTTTGTCGTGCAACGGGAATTGGGCCGTGGCGGCGCCAGCGTGGTGTATCTCGGCGAACGTGTCGACGGTGGTTTTGGCCAAACCGTTGCCATCAAGGTGGCACGGGCCAGCGACGCGCACCGGCAGCGCTTCCGCTTTGAACGCCATTTGCTGGCCCAGCTCGAACACCCGTGTATCGCGCGATTGATCGACGGCGGCGAACTGGCAGATGGCTGGTTGTGGTCCGCGATGGAATTCGTCGATGGCGTGCCGCTGGATCAGTATTGCCGACAGCAACAACCGAGCTGGCGCCAGCGCGTGCAACTGGTGCGCGCGATTACCGAAGCGGTGCGCTATGCCCATCAGCGTCTGGTGATACACGGCGATCTCAAATGCAGCAACATTTTGGTTGATCAGCAGGGTCAACCGCGGCTGCTCGACTTTGGTATCGCCAGCCATGTCTGGCAACACAATGAAAGCGAAACCCTGGCGTTCTCACCCGGTATTGCCAGCCCGGAACAGCAACAGGGCCGGGCGCTGACCACTGCTTCCGATACCTATCAGTTGGGCTTGTTGCTGGCGACCGTGCTGGGCATGCCGGCGCCGGCGAAATCTGCACTGTCACCACACAACGTGGCAGCGGCGAGCAGCGTAGTCGCGTCCGGCCAGATGCCGGTGGCGGTGCAGCGCAATCTGCAGGCGGTCATTGCCCGGGCCGGCCAGCCCGACGTGGAGCAGCGCTATCGCAGCGTTGATGAACTGCAGGCCGATCTGGATCGCGTGCTTCAGCATCGACCGGTGCAGGCGCAAGCGTGGTCGGCATTTGATCGCGCCAGATTCTGGTTGCAACGGGAGATTCGGCTGGCTTTTGCTGCCGCCGCCACGCTGCTGCTACTCGGCGGCCTGACCGGAGTTTATTGGTTTCATGTCTGGGCGGCACGTGACGTCGCCGAGCGCGAAGCCCACAGCGCGCAGGTGACCAGCCAATTCCTGTCCAATCTGTTTCGGCTGACGCCGGCGCGTACGCAGCAGGCACTGACCGTCGAGGAGTTGCTCGACCACGCGGCCGAGCACGGCATGGCATTGCTGGCTGAACGCGAGATCGATCAGGCCATTGCTGCGGCCGCATTGGCGCGCGCTTACATTGAGCAGAAGCAGCACCAGAAAGCGGCGCAGCTATTGGATCGGTTTATTGATCACGACACGATTTGGTCGCAGCTGACGGCCGAGCTACAGGCTGACATGCTGTTGATGCGCGTGCGCGCGGCCTGGCACCTGAACGAGGTCGAACTGGCCGAGCAACGCTTGCAGCAGATCGGCCAATTGCTGCGTGACAACACCAGCAACAGTCTGGATGCGGCGCGGCTACGTTACGCCGGCCAGCGCGCCACGGGTCTCAGCCGGCACAACAATGATCAAGCGGCACTGCGGTTGCTGCAACAGACGGTCAATCGCTGGCAACACGAGCCCATCGCAGACAGTCAGGAATATGCCGAGCTGGTGCTGTTGCTCGCGTATGGCTATGACGCCCGTGCCGATGCCGAGAACACCTTGCGTTATGCCGCCGAAGCGCACCAGCGTCTGGCGGCTGTGCTGGGCGCGGTGGCACCGGCAACATTGGATGCACAGCGCGACTGGGCCTGGTATTGCATCAAGTACCAGCAGCTGGCTGCAGCCGACAGCGTCATGGTGCAGCAAGCCGCATTGACCCGGCAGTTCTTCGGTGTCGAATCGATTGAACATGCGCTGGCGCTGCAAATGCTCGGCAATGTTCAGTACGCGCGTCAGGACTATCCGGCGGCCGAACAGCAGCTGCGCCAAGCGGTCGAGATTTTTCGCCAGCGCCATGCCGATGAGTACGGATTTCTCTCGATGGCAGTGCAAAACTTGGCCGATGCGCTAGCCATGCAAGCGCGATGGTCCGAGGTATTGCCACTGCGCGAACAGGTGCTGGCGATTCGCACGCCGGTCTTGCCAGCGGAACACAAGCTGCTGCGACTGTCGCAGCTGCGTGTGGCTGAGGCGCAGTGCCAGCTGGGTGTCATGGCGCCGGCGCAGCGCTGGCGCGCGCAAGCCGCCGGCATGGCAGCGGAACTGTGGACCAGTGCAGACGGCAGCCTGGAAACCGCCATGGCCGGTCTGGATCGCTGTCTGCGCAGCAGTCCGGCGCAGTAG
- a CDS encoding PQQ-dependent sugar dehydrogenase has protein sequence MRQFLMWLSAGILLAACSGGGSGGDGGSGGTPATDLQPPQISNRAPAPGAVQIVPTAAIVVTFNETIDGSQVQAALRVAGQDVALQWQINGAVLSLQPQDADQLSGAAVFTLSGVRDRAGNVMPAAEWSWTLQTIEPAFGLAQRPDNTSCVAPASAGGSSSLAVAKAFPQLPFMGGLLGLYQAPGDNARFYAVIQSGRILRFQNSVNVSQTETVLDIGNRVNSSNESGLLGIAFHPNFASNGFLYVNYVANAPFASRVSRFTVRPDGSGFDPASEQVLLEVPATATHHKAGQIAFGPDGYLYTSFGDDESPANGQLTSTLHGKVIRINVNAGAPYTIPADNPFVNGGGRPEIFAYGFRNPWRFSFDRVTGTFWVADVGETQWEEIDQVTRGGNYGWSELEGDHCRNASSCNRTGKQAPVFEYSHEQGCSIIGGAVYRGSALAALRGTYVYSDYCAGHVWGLNRTGSDYQQTDFGDMHLQPVAIAEDNAGELYLLQIWQGGTGGQIYKIVAGSGPTSSTIPTRLSATGCVAADAPQQPAAGLLPYTVNSPLWSDGASKQRYMALPNTSTMAVDSVGDLSLPVGTILMKNFSLDNRLVETRLLMHHQDGWSGYSYEWRDDQSDADLLATGKDKVVGTITWHFPSREECSQCHTAASGNALSPETRQLNRDYHYTASNVTDNQLRTLEHIGVFSTPLSVSQRSEKFADLSDSSTTLAERARSYLHSNCSHCHRPGGNTPVQLDFRYETPLAQTQVCDQPPALGSLGLADARLLAVGAPERSVLLARMRALDANRMPPLGSHVVDQQAITVLTDWIRSLNNCASAL, from the coding sequence ATGCGGCAATTCTTGATGTGGCTCAGTGCAGGCATTCTGCTTGCCGCTTGCAGCGGTGGTGGCAGTGGTGGCGATGGAGGTAGTGGTGGCACTCCCGCTACCGATTTGCAGCCGCCACAGATCAGCAACCGCGCACCTGCCCCCGGCGCTGTCCAGATTGTCCCGACCGCCGCCATTGTCGTCACGTTCAATGAAACCATTGACGGCAGCCAGGTCCAGGCCGCGCTGCGCGTTGCCGGACAGGATGTGGCCTTGCAATGGCAGATCAATGGCGCGGTGTTGAGCCTGCAACCACAGGATGCGGATCAGCTGTCCGGTGCAGCGGTGTTCACGCTGAGTGGTGTGCGCGATCGGGCCGGAAACGTTATGCCAGCCGCCGAGTGGTCCTGGACCTTGCAAACGATCGAGCCGGCATTTGGTTTGGCACAGCGGCCGGACAATACCAGTTGTGTGGCTCCCGCGAGTGCCGGCGGCAGCAGTTCGCTGGCGGTTGCCAAAGCCTTTCCGCAACTCCCGTTCATGGGCGGTCTGCTCGGGTTGTATCAGGCGCCCGGGGACAATGCTCGCTTCTATGCGGTGATCCAATCCGGTCGCATTCTGCGTTTTCAAAACAGTGTCAATGTCAGCCAGACCGAGACGGTGCTGGATATTGGCAATCGGGTAAACAGCAGCAACGAATCAGGCTTGCTGGGCATTGCCTTTCATCCCAATTTTGCCAGCAATGGTTTTCTCTACGTCAACTATGTTGCCAACGCGCCGTTTGCATCGCGGGTGTCTCGCTTTACCGTGCGCCCGGATGGTTCAGGCTTTGATCCCGCCTCGGAACAAGTCTTGTTGGAAGTGCCAGCGACAGCGACACATCACAAAGCAGGCCAAATTGCTTTTGGCCCGGATGGCTATCTCTACACATCGTTTGGTGATGATGAGTCGCCGGCAAACGGCCAACTCACCAGCACTCTGCACGGCAAAGTGATTCGGATCAACGTCAATGCTGGCGCACCGTACACCATTCCGGCTGACAATCCTTTCGTCAATGGTGGTGGTCGGCCTGAGATCTTTGCTTATGGTTTCCGCAACCCCTGGCGATTCAGTTTTGATCGCGTCACCGGCACCTTCTGGGTTGCCGATGTCGGTGAGACTCAGTGGGAGGAGATTGACCAGGTGACTCGCGGCGGCAACTACGGCTGGAGTGAGCTGGAAGGTGATCACTGTCGCAATGCCAGCAGCTGCAATCGCACGGGCAAGCAGGCGCCGGTTTTTGAATATTCACACGAACAGGGTTGCTCCATTATCGGCGGTGCCGTTTACCGAGGCTCCGCGCTCGCGGCGCTGCGCGGTACCTATGTCTACTCCGATTATTGTGCGGGCCATGTCTGGGGGCTGAACCGAACCGGCAGCGACTACCAGCAGACCGACTTTGGCGACATGCATCTGCAGCCGGTGGCGATCGCGGAGGACAATGCCGGTGAGTTGTACTTGCTGCAGATATGGCAGGGCGGTACCGGTGGTCAGATTTACAAAATCGTCGCCGGCTCCGGGCCGACCAGCAGCACCATTCCCACTCGATTGTCCGCGACCGGATGCGTTGCTGCCGATGCGCCACAGCAACCCGCGGCCGGCCTGCTGCCCTATACGGTCAATTCGCCATTGTGGTCGGACGGCGCGAGCAAGCAACGGTATATGGCGTTGCCGAACACCAGCACCATGGCAGTCGACAGTGTTGGTGATTTGAGCCTGCCGGTCGGCACCATTCTGATGAAAAACTTTTCCCTCGATAACCGCTTGGTGGAAACCCGGCTGCTGATGCATCACCAGGATGGTTGGTCAGGCTACAGCTATGAATGGCGCGATGATCAGTCGGATGCTGATCTGCTCGCCACCGGTAAGGACAAGGTGGTCGGCACTATCACCTGGCACTTTCCGAGTCGCGAGGAGTGCTCGCAGTGTCATACCGCCGCTTCCGGCAATGCCCTGAGCCCGGAGACGCGCCAGCTTAATCGGGATTATCACTATACCGCCAGCAACGTCACCGATAACCAACTGAGAACACTGGAACACATTGGCGTATTCAGCACGCCGTTGAGCGTCAGTCAGCGCAGTGAAAAATTTGCTGATCTGAGTGACAGCTCGACGACGTTGGCCGAGCGCGCGCGGAGTTATTTGCACAGCAATTGCAGCCATTGTCATCGTCCCGGCGGCAACACACCGGTGCAACTGGACTTCCGTTACGAGACGCCGCTGGCGCAAACCCAGGTCTGTGATCAACCGCCGGCGCTCGGCTCACTGGGGCTTGCTGATGCGCGGCTGTTGGCGGTCGGCGCACCGGAGCGCTCGGTTTTGCTGGCGCGAATGCGCGCGCTGGATGCCAACCGGATGCCGCCACTCGGCAGCCATGTGGTTGACCAGCAAGCCATCACCGTGCTGACCGACTGGATACGCTCACTCAACAATTGCGCCAGTGCGCTGTGA
- a CDS encoding VOC family protein produces MLLYTLSVQRHSLDSPLCQHGLGLQPIEVTSDKRVYLSSNDSLMVVLVSAEPPPAKHCRGHVMYPVSSTAEVDQLYQRATAAGAVALMAPRRTALGYYSAYLNDDDGYLWEITANSRLLDCN; encoded by the coding sequence ATGTTGCTCTACACCTTGTCAGTACAACGCCACTCGCTGGATTCCCCGCTATGCCAGCATGGTTTGGGTTTGCAGCCAATTGAAGTGACGTCGGATAAACGGGTCTACCTCTCCAGCAATGACAGCCTGATGGTTGTGCTGGTCAGTGCCGAACCGCCGCCGGCCAAACATTGTCGCGGTCACGTGATGTACCCGGTCAGCAGCACGGCTGAAGTCGATCAGCTGTATCAGCGAGCGACTGCCGCCGGCGCCGTCGCCTTGATGGCGCCACGGCGAACGGCGCTCGGTTACTACTCGGCCTATCTGAATGATGACGATGGCTATTTGTGGGAAATCACCGCCAACAGCCGCTTGCTGGATTGCAATTGA